The proteins below come from a single Gimesia alba genomic window:
- a CDS encoding tetratricopeptide repeat protein, with the protein MLENVSPKVIHKIMAAEGYLELGMPIQALDALHSMEDAGVLEAMRLYLIGEAYRRQEKYHEAIEPLHQAARLFPVMESRKAWSSLSECFRLGGYHELAEVASLTAEAVEEIEVTCAVLSLTETQKKAFEWNDLSSRMSSFTEFNRFSAPRIPR; encoded by the coding sequence ATGTTAGAAAATGTTTCTCCCAAAGTGATTCACAAGATTATGGCCGCCGAAGGATATCTGGAACTGGGCATGCCCATACAGGCACTCGATGCATTGCACTCGATGGAAGACGCTGGCGTGCTCGAAGCGATGCGGCTCTATCTGATTGGAGAAGCCTACCGTCGTCAGGAAAAGTATCATGAAGCAATTGAACCATTACATCAGGCAGCGCGTCTGTTTCCTGTGATGGAAAGCCGCAAGGCCTGGAGTTCGTTGAGCGAATGTTTTCGCCTGGGAGGCTATCACGAACTGGCTGAAGTCGCTTCCTTGACCGCCGAAGCGGTCGAAGAGATCGAAGTGACCTGTGCGGTTTTGAGCCTGACTGAAACGCAAAAAAAGGCGTTTGAGTGGAATGATCTTTCTTCCCGGATGTCCAGTTTCACTGAGTTCAACCGGTTTAGTGCCCCCCGGATTCCCCGCTGA